The genomic DNA AATCTTATAGAGTAACAGAAAGGGATACGGTATTTCTTTATTATGCAGCAGCTACAGCTGTTAATGTTAGTGAGTACGATAGAGCTTTAAAACTTTATGAAGAGCTAAAAAAATTAGGCTACACAGGAATTGCAAAGCAATATTATGCTATTGATGTTGCAACACAAAAAGAAGAAGTCTTTAATAGTAAAGAGTTGCGTGATATTTCTATTAAAGCTAAAACTCATATTAAGCCAACTGCGCGTAAATCTGAATCAAAAAAGCCAGAAATTGTAAAAAATGTTGCCCTTATATATGTTAATAAGGGGGATAATGAAAAAGCAATTGCGGCTATGAAAGAGGCAAGAGCAGAAAGTCCTAATGATGTTAACTTAATATTATCAGAGGCGAATGTTCATTATAAAATGGGTAACACAGAAGAGTTTAAAAAGTTATTAGAAAAGGCTACACAAATGGATCCTAATAATCCTGAGTTACAGTATAATTTAGGAGTTATTGCTGCGGAGTCTAAGCAAACTGAAGAAGCAAAGCGGTATTATGAAAAAGCGATTGAGTTAGATCCTAAATATATTAATGCATATATAAACTTATCAGCCTTAGTTTTAAACAATGAAGAGGCAATAATTAAGGAGATGAATGGTTTAGGGACTTCCAGAGCTGATAATAAACGTTATGATGAGTTGAGAGCACAACGTCAAAACCTTTATAGAGAGGCGATACCTTATTTGACTAAAGCGCTTGAAATTGATTCAAAAAGTATAAGTGCTGCCAAAACGTTAATGAATATTTATAGTATTCTTGGAGAAACTGATAAATATAAAAGTATGAAAGAAAAAGTTGCTGCTATAGAAGGAGCAGATGCTAACTAATCTGAGAATACTTAATTGATAAAGAAAAAGGAGCAAATTTAATTTGCTCCTTTTTTTATTTAGATTATTTTTTTAATGACACGTAGTTTATGTGTATGTGTTTTTTTGTCGACATTATAGATGCCTGAGTGGTCTAACCTGTCTATTCTAACTTTGCCATGAGCGTGTATTATGTAATTATCTTTCATAATAATACCTACATGTGTAATAGCTCCTTCACTATTATCGAAAAAAGCTAAATCACCAGGCTCACTTTCTTCAATAAAGCTTAAGGCTTCTCCTTGGGTTGCCTGCTGTGATGCATCACGTAGTAGTTTATAACCGTTTAATTTATAAACCATTTGAGTAAAGCCAGAACAATCTATACCAAAAGGTGTTTTTCCACCCCAAAGGTAGGGGGTATTTAAATATAAAAATGCTGTTTGAATGATGTCACTTTTTACTTTTTTACCCTCTATATAATTACCTTCATGTTTATGGTTTAAATTGGATAACCCATTTAAGGAAGCTCCCAATACAATGGGATATAACTGACTGTTGCTATCTTCAATAAACTCGACTAAATCAGCAGAAAGCCTAGGAGTTTCTTTGTTTAAATCTTTATATGCTTCTTCTGTAATTTCAAGATGTTGTTTGTTATCAATCCAACCTTCATAAGAGTCAAATGCTAAGCGAATTTTACTCCAGTTTTTGCGTTGTTCCAAGATTTTAAAAATTTCACCATAAATAACTTGAGATACAAGTTCACTGGTGTCTGCGGGTTCTTCTCTAAGGGGGACAATGCTTAAATTACAAATTCCGTATTGCATAAAATTATTATCTATTGGCTATTACTATTAATTATTTATGCAATTATTGAAGGGGATAATAAGGTTGCTGAATAGAAATTTTAAAAAGTATTTCATAGTAAATAAT from Flavivirga abyssicola includes the following:
- a CDS encoding tetratricopeptide repeat protein, which gives rise to MRKQLIIALIFSVSASFTFAQKKELKTAAKAIKGGNFAEAKTALKQAKSLESSMDDKTKSKFYYLNSQALYAKGKGSLTDIDEALVSLKKVKVGYSAEVNLLKQDIANGLLLKGNKAYEKKDYSDASVFFEKSYRVTERDTVFLYYAAATAVNVSEYDRALKLYEELKKLGYTGIAKQYYAIDVATQKEEVFNSKELRDISIKAKTHIKPTARKSESKKPEIVKNVALIYVNKGDNEKAIAAMKEARAESPNDVNLILSEANVHYKMGNTEEFKKLLEKATQMDPNNPELQYNLGVIAAESKQTEEAKRYYEKAIELDPKYINAYINLSALVLNNEEAIIKEMNGLGTSRADNKRYDELRAQRQNLYREAIPYLTKALEIDSKSISAAKTLMNIYSILGETDKYKSMKEKVAAIEGADAN
- a CDS encoding C40 family peptidase encodes the protein MQYGICNLSIVPLREEPADTSELVSQVIYGEIFKILEQRKNWSKIRLAFDSYEGWIDNKQHLEITEEAYKDLNKETPRLSADLVEFIEDSNSQLYPIVLGASLNGLSNLNHKHEGNYIEGKKVKSDIIQTAFLYLNTPYLWGGKTPFGIDCSGFTQMVYKLNGYKLLRDASQQATQGEALSFIEESEPGDLAFFDNSEGAITHVGIIMKDNYIIHAHGKVRIDRLDHSGIYNVDKKTHTHKLRVIKKII